One genomic window of Vicugna pacos chromosome 18, VicPac4, whole genome shotgun sequence includes the following:
- the MAPK8IP3 gene encoding C-Jun-amino-terminal kinase-interacting protein 3 isoform X2 produces MMEIQMDEGGGVVVYQDDYCSGSVMSERVSGLAGSIYREFERLIHCYDEEVVKELMPLVVNVLENLDSVLSENQEHEVELELLREDNEQLLTQYEREKALRKQAEEKFIEFEDALEQEKKELQIQVEHYEFQTRQLELKAKNYSDQISRLEERESEMKKEYNALHQRHTEMIQTYVEHIERSKMQQVGGNSQTEGSLPGRRKERPTSLNVFPLADSTVRAQMGGKLVPAGDHWHLSDLGQLQLSSSYQCQQDEMSESGQSSAAATPSTTGTKSNTPTSSVPSAAVTPLSEGLQPLGEYGAGTKNSKRAREKRNSRNMEVQVTQEMRNVSIGMGSSDEWSDVQDIIDSTPELDMGREPRLDRTGNSPTQGIVNKAFGINTDSLYHELSTAGSEVIGDVDEGADLLGEFSVRDDFFGMGKEVGNLLLENSQLLETKNALNVVKNDLIAKVDQLSGEQEVLKGDLEAARQAKLRLESRIKDLEEELRRVKSEAITAHREPKEEVEDVSSYLCTELDKIPMAQRRRFTRVEMARVLMERNQYKERLMELQEAVRWTEMIRASREHPSVQEKKKSTIWQFFSRLFSSSSSPPPAKRSYPSVNIHYKSPTTAGFSQRRSHAMCQISGSRPLEFFPDDDCTSSARREQKREQYRQVREHVRNDDGRLQACGWSLPAKYKQLSPNGGQEDTRMKNVPVPVYCRPLVEKDPTMKLWCAAGVNLSGWKPNEEDPGNGVKPAPGRDPLTCDREVEGESKSNHTSPEKKKGKELPEADTTSSRVWILTSTLTTSKVVIIDANQPGTVVDQFTVCNAHVLCISSIPAASDSDYPPGEIFLDSDVNPEDSGADGVLAGITLVGCATRCNVPRSNCSSRGDTPVLDKGQGEVATVANGKVNPSQSTEEATEATEVPDPGPSETEVAAVRPGPLTEHVFTDPAPTPPPSAQPDSENGPEAKVSGVQPEPEPSGDPAGASSSAAPTMWLGAQNGWLYVHSAVANWRKCLHSIKLKDSVLSLVHVKGRVLVALADGTLAIFHRGEDGQWDLSNYHLMDLGRPHHSIRCMAVVYDRVWCGYKNKVHVIQPKTMQIEKSFDAHPRRESQVRQLAWIGDGVWVSIRLDSTLRLYHAHTHQHLQDVDIEPYVSKMLGTGKLGFSFVRITALLIAGNRLWVGTGNGVVISIPLTETVVLHRGQLLGLRANKTSPTSGEGTRPGGVIHVYGDDSSDKSASSFIPYCSMAQAQLCFHGHRDAVKFFVSVPGNVLATLNGSVLDSPSEGPGPAAPAADAEAQKLKNVLVLSGGEGYIDFRIGDGEDDEPEEGAGDVSQVKPMLSKAERSHIIVWQVSYTPE; encoded by the exons AAATTCATTGAGTTTGAAGATGCTTTGGAACAAGAGAAGAAAGAGCTCCAAATCCAGGTGGAACACTATGAGTTTCAGACTCGCCAGCTGGAACTGAAGGCCAAAAACTATTCAGATCAGA TTTCCCGGCTGGAGGAGCGGGAGTCAGAGATGAAGAAGGAGTACAACGCCCTGCACCAGCGGCACACCGAG ATGATCCAGACCTACGTGGAGCATATCGAGAGATCCAAGATGCAGCAGGTTGGGGGAAACAGCCAAACCGAGGGCAGCCTGCCAGGGCGGAG GAAGGAGCGCCCTACCTCCCTGAACGTCTTCCCCCTGGCCGACAGCACGGTACGTGCCCAGATGGGGGGCAAGCTCGTGCCTGCGGGGGACCACTGGCACCTGAGTGACCTCGGCCAGCTGCAGTTGAGCTCCAGCTACCAG TGTCAGCAGGACGAGATGTCCGAGTCGGGCCAGTCCTCGGCGGCTGCCACGCCTAGCACCACAGGCACCAAGTCCAACACGCCCACCTCCTCCGTGCCCTCGGCCGCTGTCACGCCCCTCAGCGAGGGCCTGCAGCCCCTGGGCGAGTACGGTGCCGGCACCAAGAACAGCAAGCGGGCCCGGGAGAAGCGCAACAGCCGCAACATGGAGGTGCAGGTCACGCAGGAGATGCGAAACGTCAGCATAG GCATGGGAAGCAGTGACGAGTGGTCTGACGTCCAAGACATTATCGACTCCACCCCAGAGCTGGACATGGGTCGGGAGCCCCGCCTGGACCGCACGGGTAACAG CCCGACCCAGGGGATCGTGAACAAGGCTTTTGGCATCAACACTGACTCCCTGTACCACGAGCTGTCAACTGCGGGGTCTGAGGTCATCGGGGACGTGGACGAAGGGGCCGACCTGCTAG GGGAGTTCTCAG TGCGCGATGATTTTTTTG GAATGGGCAAAGAAGTGGGGAATCTGCTGCTGGAGAACTCACAGCTTCTAGAAACCAA AAATGCCCTGAATGTGGTCAAGAACGACCTCATTGCCAAGGTGGACCAGCTGTCGGGGGAGCAGGAGGTGCTGAAGGGGGACTTGGAAGCCGCCAGGCAGGCCAAACTCAGGCTGGAGAGCCGCATCAAGGACCTGGAGGAGGAGCTGAGGAG GGTGAAGTCAGAGGCCATCACTGCCCACCGTGAACCCAAAGAAGAGGTGGAGGATGTAAGCAGCTATCTCTGTACAGAATTG GACAAGATCCCCATGGCTCAGCGCCGCCGCTTCACCCGGGTGGAGATGGCCCGTGTGCTCATGGAGCGGAACCAGTACAAGGAGCGGCTGATGGAGCTGCAGGAGGCCGTGCGGTGGACCGAGATGATCAG GGCGTCCCGAGAGCACCCATCTGTCCAGGAGAAGAAGAAGTCCACCATCTGGCAGTT CTTCAGCCGCCTCTtcagctcctcctccagcccaCCTCCGGCCAAGCGGTCCTATCCCTCTGTGAACATCCATTACAAGTCGCCCACCACAGCCGGCTTCAGCCAGCGCCGCAGCCATGCCATGTGCCAGATCTCTGGCAGCCGGCCCCTGGAGTTCTTCCCAGATGA TGACTGCACGTCCTCAGCCCGGCGGGAGCAGAAGCGCGAGCAGTACCGCCAGGTGCGGGAGCACGTGCGCAACGACGACGGGCGGCTGCAGGCCTGTGGCTGGAGCCTGCCGGCCAAGTACAAGCAG CTGAGTCCCAATGGGGGCCAGGAGGACACGCGGATGAAGAACGTGCCTGTTCCCGTGTACTGCCGTCCTCTGGTGGAGAAGGACCCCACCATGAAG CTGTGGTGTGCGGCGGGCGTCAACTTGAGCGGGTGGAAGCCGAATGAAGAGGACCCTGGGAATGGAGTCAAGCCTGCGCCGGGCCGAGACCCTCTGACCTGTGACCGGGAAGTAGAAGGAGAGTCCAAGAGCAACCACACATCCCCTGAGAAGAAGAAG GGAAAGGAGCTGCCGGAGGCAGACACCACCTCCAGCCGCGTGTGGATCCTCACCAGCACCCTGACCACCAGCAAAGTGGTGATCATCGACGCCAACCAGCCGGGCACCGTCGTGGACCAGTTCACCGTGTGCAATGCCCATGTCCTGTGCATCTCCAGCATCCCCG CGGCCAGCGACAGCGACTACCCTCCAGGGGAGATCTTCCTGGACAGCGATGTGAACCCCGAGGACTCCGGTGCCGATGGTGTGCTGGCAGGCATCACCCTGGTGGGCTGTGCCACCCGCTGCAACGTGCCACGCAGCAACTGCTCCTCCCGCGGGGACACTCCGGTGCTGGACAAGGGCCAGG GGGAGGTGGCCACCGTCGCCAATGGGAAGGTCAACCCATCTCAGTCCACGGAGGAGGCCACGGAGGCCACAGAGGTGCCAGACCCTGGGCCCAGTGAGACAGAGGTAGCCGCAGTACGGCCTGGACCCCTCACAGAGCACGTCTTCACggacccagcccccaccccaccccccagtgcTCAGCCTGACAG TGAGAATGGGCCAGAGGCCAAAGTGAGTGGTGTACAGCCTGAGCCAGAGCCCAGTGGGGACCCTGCCGGGGCCAGCAGCAGTGCCGCGCCCACCATGTGGCTGGGAGCCCAGAATGGCTG GCTCTACGTACATTCAGCTGTGGCCAACTGGAGGAAGTGTCTGCACTCCATCAAGCTGAAGGACTCGGTGCTGAGCCTGGT GCACGTGAAAGGGCGAGTGCTGGTGGCTCTGGCAGATGGGACTCTGGCCATCTTCCACCGAGGTGAAG ATGGCCAGTGGGACCTGAGTAATTACCACCTGATGGACCTGGGCCGCCCACATCACTCCATCCGCTGCATGGCAGTCGTGTACGACCGTGTTTGGTGTGGCTACAAGAACAAGGTGCACGTCATCCAGCCCAAGACCATGCAGATCGAG AAGTCATTTGATGCGCACCCACGGCGGGAGAGCCAGGTGCGGCAGCTGGCGTGGATCGGTGATGGGGTGTGGGTGTCCATCCGCTTGGACTCCACGCTGCGGCTCTACCATGCCCACACCCATCAGCACCTGCAGGACGTGGATATCGAGCCTTACGTCAGCAAGATGCTGG GCACAGGCAAGCTGGGCTTCTCCTTTGTGCGCATCACAGCCCTGCTCATCGCGGGCAACCGCCTCTGGGTGGGCACCGGCAACGGGGTCGTCATCTCCATCCCACTGACCGAGA ccGTGGTCCTGCACCGAGGCCAGCTCCTGGGGCTTCGTG ccaACAAGACATCACCCACGTCTGGGGAGGGGACCCGCCCAGGGGGTGTCATCCACGTGTATGGTGATGACAGCAGTGACAAGTCAGCCAGTAGCTTTATCCCCTACTGCTCCATGGCCCAGGCTCAACTCTGCTTCCACGGCCACCGTGACGCTGTCAAATTCTTCGTATCCGTGCCAG GGAATGTGTTGGCCACTCTCAACGGCAGTGTGCTCGACAGCCCGTCTGAGGGCCCCGGGCCCGCTGCCCCCGCCGCCGACGCTGAGGCCCAGAAGCTGAAGAACGTGCTGGTGCTGAGTGGTGGCGAGGGCTACATCGACTTCCGCATTG GCGATGGAGAAGATGACGAGCCCGAGGAGGGTGCAGGGGATGTGAGCCAGGTGAAGCCCATGCTGTCCAAGGCCGAGCGCAGCCACATCATCGTGTGGCAGGTGTCCTACACTCCCGAGTGA
- the MAPK8IP3 gene encoding C-Jun-amino-terminal kinase-interacting protein 3 isoform X5 codes for MMEIQMDEGGGVVVYQDDYCSGSVMSERVSGLAGSIYREFERLIHCYDEEVVKELMPLVVNVLENLDSVLSENQEHEVELELLREDNEQLLTQYEREKALRKQAEEKFIEFEDALEQEKKELQIQVEHYEFQTRQLELKAKNYSDQISRLEERESEMKKEYNALHQRHTEMIQTYVEHIERSKMQQVGGNSQTEGSLPGRRKERPTSLNVFPLADSTVRAQMGGKLVPAGDHWHLSDLGQLQLSSSYQCQQDEMSESGQSSAAATPSTTGTKSNTPTSSVPSAAVTPLSEGLQPLGEYGAGTKNSKRAREKRNSRNMEVQVTQEMRNVSIGMGSSDEWSDVQDIIDSTPELDMGREPRLDRTGNSPTQGIVNKAFGINTDSLYHELSTAGSEVIGDVDEGADLLGEFSGMGKEVGNLLLENSQLLETKNALNVVKNDLIAKVDQLSGEQEVLKGDLEAARQAKLRLESRIKDLEEELRRVKSEAITAHREPKEEVEDVSSYLCTELDKIPMAQRRRFTRVEMARVLMERNQYKERLMELQEAVRWTEMIRASREHPSVQEKKKSTIWQFFSRLFSSSSSPPPAKRSYPSVNIHYKSPTTAGFSQRRSHAMCQISGSRPLEFFPDDDCTSSARREQKREQYRQVREHVRNDDGRLQACGWSLPAKYKQLSPNGGQEDTRMKNVPVPVYCRPLVEKDPTMKLWCAAGVNLSGWKPNEEDPGNGVKPAPGRDPLTCDREVEGESKSNHTSPEKKKGKELPEADTTSSRVWILTSTLTTSKVVIIDANQPGTVVDQFTVCNAHVLCISSIPAASDSDYPPGEIFLDSDVNPEDSGADGVLAGITLVGCATRCNVPRSNCSSRGDTPVLDKGQGEVATVANGKVNPSQSTEEATEATEVPDPGPSETEVAAVRPGPLTEHVFTDPAPTPPPSAQPDSENGPEAKVSGVQPEPEPSGDPAGASSSAAPTMWLGAQNGWLYVHSAVANWRKCLHSIKLKDSVLSLVHVKGRVLVALADGTLAIFHRGEDGQWDLSNYHLMDLGRPHHSIRCMAVVYDRVWCGYKNKVHVIQPKTMQIEKSFDAHPRRESQVRQLAWIGDGVWVSIRLDSTLRLYHAHTHQHLQDVDIEPYVSKMLGTGKLGFSFVRITALLIAGNRLWVGTGNGVVISIPLTETVVLHRGQLLGLRANKTSPTSGEGTRPGGVIHVYGDDSSDKSASSFIPYCSMAQAQLCFHGHRDAVKFFVSVPGNVLATLNGSVLDSPSEGPGPAAPAADAEAQKLKNVLVLSGGEGYIDFRIGDGEDDEPEEGAGDVSQVKPMLSKAERSHIIVWQVSYTPE; via the exons AAATTCATTGAGTTTGAAGATGCTTTGGAACAAGAGAAGAAAGAGCTCCAAATCCAGGTGGAACACTATGAGTTTCAGACTCGCCAGCTGGAACTGAAGGCCAAAAACTATTCAGATCAGA TTTCCCGGCTGGAGGAGCGGGAGTCAGAGATGAAGAAGGAGTACAACGCCCTGCACCAGCGGCACACCGAG ATGATCCAGACCTACGTGGAGCATATCGAGAGATCCAAGATGCAGCAGGTTGGGGGAAACAGCCAAACCGAGGGCAGCCTGCCAGGGCGGAG GAAGGAGCGCCCTACCTCCCTGAACGTCTTCCCCCTGGCCGACAGCACGGTACGTGCCCAGATGGGGGGCAAGCTCGTGCCTGCGGGGGACCACTGGCACCTGAGTGACCTCGGCCAGCTGCAGTTGAGCTCCAGCTACCAG TGTCAGCAGGACGAGATGTCCGAGTCGGGCCAGTCCTCGGCGGCTGCCACGCCTAGCACCACAGGCACCAAGTCCAACACGCCCACCTCCTCCGTGCCCTCGGCCGCTGTCACGCCCCTCAGCGAGGGCCTGCAGCCCCTGGGCGAGTACGGTGCCGGCACCAAGAACAGCAAGCGGGCCCGGGAGAAGCGCAACAGCCGCAACATGGAGGTGCAGGTCACGCAGGAGATGCGAAACGTCAGCATAG GCATGGGAAGCAGTGACGAGTGGTCTGACGTCCAAGACATTATCGACTCCACCCCAGAGCTGGACATGGGTCGGGAGCCCCGCCTGGACCGCACGGGTAACAG CCCGACCCAGGGGATCGTGAACAAGGCTTTTGGCATCAACACTGACTCCCTGTACCACGAGCTGTCAACTGCGGGGTCTGAGGTCATCGGGGACGTGGACGAAGGGGCCGACCTGCTAG GGGAGTTCTCAG GAATGGGCAAAGAAGTGGGGAATCTGCTGCTGGAGAACTCACAGCTTCTAGAAACCAA AAATGCCCTGAATGTGGTCAAGAACGACCTCATTGCCAAGGTGGACCAGCTGTCGGGGGAGCAGGAGGTGCTGAAGGGGGACTTGGAAGCCGCCAGGCAGGCCAAACTCAGGCTGGAGAGCCGCATCAAGGACCTGGAGGAGGAGCTGAGGAG GGTGAAGTCAGAGGCCATCACTGCCCACCGTGAACCCAAAGAAGAGGTGGAGGATGTAAGCAGCTATCTCTGTACAGAATTG GACAAGATCCCCATGGCTCAGCGCCGCCGCTTCACCCGGGTGGAGATGGCCCGTGTGCTCATGGAGCGGAACCAGTACAAGGAGCGGCTGATGGAGCTGCAGGAGGCCGTGCGGTGGACCGAGATGATCAG GGCGTCCCGAGAGCACCCATCTGTCCAGGAGAAGAAGAAGTCCACCATCTGGCAGTT CTTCAGCCGCCTCTtcagctcctcctccagcccaCCTCCGGCCAAGCGGTCCTATCCCTCTGTGAACATCCATTACAAGTCGCCCACCACAGCCGGCTTCAGCCAGCGCCGCAGCCATGCCATGTGCCAGATCTCTGGCAGCCGGCCCCTGGAGTTCTTCCCAGATGA TGACTGCACGTCCTCAGCCCGGCGGGAGCAGAAGCGCGAGCAGTACCGCCAGGTGCGGGAGCACGTGCGCAACGACGACGGGCGGCTGCAGGCCTGTGGCTGGAGCCTGCCGGCCAAGTACAAGCAG CTGAGTCCCAATGGGGGCCAGGAGGACACGCGGATGAAGAACGTGCCTGTTCCCGTGTACTGCCGTCCTCTGGTGGAGAAGGACCCCACCATGAAG CTGTGGTGTGCGGCGGGCGTCAACTTGAGCGGGTGGAAGCCGAATGAAGAGGACCCTGGGAATGGAGTCAAGCCTGCGCCGGGCCGAGACCCTCTGACCTGTGACCGGGAAGTAGAAGGAGAGTCCAAGAGCAACCACACATCCCCTGAGAAGAAGAAG GGAAAGGAGCTGCCGGAGGCAGACACCACCTCCAGCCGCGTGTGGATCCTCACCAGCACCCTGACCACCAGCAAAGTGGTGATCATCGACGCCAACCAGCCGGGCACCGTCGTGGACCAGTTCACCGTGTGCAATGCCCATGTCCTGTGCATCTCCAGCATCCCCG CGGCCAGCGACAGCGACTACCCTCCAGGGGAGATCTTCCTGGACAGCGATGTGAACCCCGAGGACTCCGGTGCCGATGGTGTGCTGGCAGGCATCACCCTGGTGGGCTGTGCCACCCGCTGCAACGTGCCACGCAGCAACTGCTCCTCCCGCGGGGACACTCCGGTGCTGGACAAGGGCCAGG GGGAGGTGGCCACCGTCGCCAATGGGAAGGTCAACCCATCTCAGTCCACGGAGGAGGCCACGGAGGCCACAGAGGTGCCAGACCCTGGGCCCAGTGAGACAGAGGTAGCCGCAGTACGGCCTGGACCCCTCACAGAGCACGTCTTCACggacccagcccccaccccaccccccagtgcTCAGCCTGACAG TGAGAATGGGCCAGAGGCCAAAGTGAGTGGTGTACAGCCTGAGCCAGAGCCCAGTGGGGACCCTGCCGGGGCCAGCAGCAGTGCCGCGCCCACCATGTGGCTGGGAGCCCAGAATGGCTG GCTCTACGTACATTCAGCTGTGGCCAACTGGAGGAAGTGTCTGCACTCCATCAAGCTGAAGGACTCGGTGCTGAGCCTGGT GCACGTGAAAGGGCGAGTGCTGGTGGCTCTGGCAGATGGGACTCTGGCCATCTTCCACCGAGGTGAAG ATGGCCAGTGGGACCTGAGTAATTACCACCTGATGGACCTGGGCCGCCCACATCACTCCATCCGCTGCATGGCAGTCGTGTACGACCGTGTTTGGTGTGGCTACAAGAACAAGGTGCACGTCATCCAGCCCAAGACCATGCAGATCGAG AAGTCATTTGATGCGCACCCACGGCGGGAGAGCCAGGTGCGGCAGCTGGCGTGGATCGGTGATGGGGTGTGGGTGTCCATCCGCTTGGACTCCACGCTGCGGCTCTACCATGCCCACACCCATCAGCACCTGCAGGACGTGGATATCGAGCCTTACGTCAGCAAGATGCTGG GCACAGGCAAGCTGGGCTTCTCCTTTGTGCGCATCACAGCCCTGCTCATCGCGGGCAACCGCCTCTGGGTGGGCACCGGCAACGGGGTCGTCATCTCCATCCCACTGACCGAGA ccGTGGTCCTGCACCGAGGCCAGCTCCTGGGGCTTCGTG ccaACAAGACATCACCCACGTCTGGGGAGGGGACCCGCCCAGGGGGTGTCATCCACGTGTATGGTGATGACAGCAGTGACAAGTCAGCCAGTAGCTTTATCCCCTACTGCTCCATGGCCCAGGCTCAACTCTGCTTCCACGGCCACCGTGACGCTGTCAAATTCTTCGTATCCGTGCCAG GGAATGTGTTGGCCACTCTCAACGGCAGTGTGCTCGACAGCCCGTCTGAGGGCCCCGGGCCCGCTGCCCCCGCCGCCGACGCTGAGGCCCAGAAGCTGAAGAACGTGCTGGTGCTGAGTGGTGGCGAGGGCTACATCGACTTCCGCATTG GCGATGGAGAAGATGACGAGCCCGAGGAGGGTGCAGGGGATGTGAGCCAGGTGAAGCCCATGCTGTCCAAGGCCGAGCGCAGCCACATCATCGTGTGGCAGGTGTCCTACACTCCCGAGTGA